The genomic segment GCGGGGCCGGGTGAAGACGGTCGGCATCAAGCGGGAGGGCCGCCGCTGGTATGTGATCCTGGCCTGTGACGAGGTGCCCGCCGAGCCACTGCCCCCGACCGGCAGCAGGGTGGGCATCGACCTGGGCACGGTCCACTTCCTCACCGATTCCGACGGCCGCCACGTCGCCAACCCCAATCTCCTCGACGAGGTGGCCGGGGAGCTGGCCGCAGCGCAGCGGCACCTGGCGACGTTTCCCAAGTGCACGCGGCGTCGTACGAAGAAGCATCGTGCCGCGGCCCGCAAGGTCGCCAGGCTGCACACGAAGATCCGGCGGCGGCGTCTGGATCACCACCACAAGCAGGCCCTCGCCCTGGTCCGGAAGCATGATGTGATCGGGCATGAGCGGCTGAACACCGCGGGCATGACCCAAGCGCCCGCGCCCAAGCCCGACCCCGACCGCGACGGTGCGTTCCTGGCGAACGGCGCGGCGGCGAAGGCCGGGCTGAACCGCAGCATCCTGGATGCGGGGTGGGGGCAGTTCCTGAGGATCCTGGCGGACAAGGCTGCAAGCGCCGGTCGCCGTGTGATCCCGGTGGACGCCCGTAACACTCCCCCTGGCTTCGCCGGGGGTACCCCCACCCGCACCTGCCCAACCGCGATCGGCGGGTGCGGGCACGTGGCGAAGGAGAACCGCGTCACCCAGGCGAAGTTCGAGTGTGTCAACTGCGGTCTGGTGGCGAACGCCGACCACGTGGGCGCGCTGAACGTCCTGCACAGGGCCGGGCTGGTCCTCTGTGACGGTGCATAGCCACCGACACAGGAAGCCCGCGACTTCAGCTTCAGTCGTGGGTGGAGTCACGGCCGGGAGCCTAACCGGCCGCCGGGCGGCTCATGCGCGCGGTCGGGGCTGCGGGCACCACCGGGTTCTCGGGTGGCGGAACGGGACGGCTTCCGGGACCGGGAACCGGAAGCGACCGGGTCGGACGCGACGCACCGCCCGCGCCGCCGGGCACCGCCGCGCTGCCGGGGCGCTGGAGCCAGGGGCAGGAGGCAGGAGGCAGTGTGCGGCGGCCGGCCGGTGCGAGGGCCGAGCGCGCCCTGGGCACAGGGATCCGTCGCGGGTGCGGGGGCCCGTCGCGGGTACGCGACCCGCCGGGATGGCCGGAAAGGCATCCCCGGCCGCTTGCTTGGAGCGCACTCCAAGCTCCTAACGTGAGCAGCGAGCGTCCGGTGAGCTGCGAATGA from the Streptomyces xinghaiensis S187 genome contains:
- a CDS encoding RNA-guided endonuclease InsQ/TnpB family protein, which codes for MKRAYRFLLRPTVRQERALLEMLRDHCSLYNGALQERRDAYRHSSRTSVRYGDQSAQLREIRAFDPERQGRWSFSSQQATLRRLDRAFQAFFRRVKAGGAPGYPRFKGVGHFDTVTFPKDGDGCRWDSTPHDAQTRLRLQGVGHVRVHRHRPVRGRVKTVGIKREGRRWYVILACDEVPAEPLPPTGSRVGIDLGTVHFLTDSDGRHVANPNLLDEVAGELAAAQRHLATFPKCTRRRTKKHRAAARKVARLHTKIRRRRLDHHHKQALALVRKHDVIGHERLNTAGMTQAPAPKPDPDRDGAFLANGAAAKAGLNRSILDAGWGQFLRILADKAASAGRRVIPVDARNTPPGFAGGTPTRTCPTAIGGCGHVAKENRVTQAKFECVNCGLVANADHVGALNVLHRAGLVLCDGA